One genomic region from Microcoleus sp. AS-A8 encodes:
- the purL gene encoding phosphoribosylformylglycinamidine synthase subunit PurL, translating into MSSISSAPFSPEEIAAEGLKPEEYQDIVQRLGRHPNKAELGMFGVMWSEHCCYKNSRPLLKQFPTEGDRILVGPGENAGVVDLGDGLRLAFKIESHNHPSAVEPFQGAATGVGGILRDIFTMGARPIAVLNSLRFGSLDDARTRRLFSGVVEGISHYGNCLIPSETFIWRDDKGVHFDTIGNFVESRLPSTQTTVELEPSASVETLSLDADTQQSCWQPVRRLFKRRATTLITIRTALGRTLTVTPDHPMLLLEDGEWRTRESQSLLVGDQIPILINMPYPQVEQQQSDAPSLDLLTTLGEQHKGDKNVYVNLPPSWEPTEELRAALQKLEPSACNRHRYLKKGTLPLSHFLSLEPLLNVSRSDICLFRRGKANHMFAVIQPDEVFARLLGYYLSEGCVSQNSNTYKIIFTFALHEDEYVNDVVFGLKNLGLRPCIEKRDSTIAVYATSWLFGYLLKEVWKCGTGAIDKAFPAFVFQWPRYLQREALKGLLRGDGSLTTKTHGNHAKIAFGTTSRKLFEQAVILLQSQGAIPYIYQRPACEGQIQGRMHVRKPLWSLEVGNVSGLTALANVFGEERNEQLATALERYNGTQHSFPRYQVSNEIAFVKIKSLAVNSVDECDVYDVEVDNTHLFATTSGIVTHNCVGVPTVGGEVYFDPAYSDNPLVNVMALGLMETPEIVKSGAAGIGNPVLYVGSTTGRDGMGGASFASAELSEQSMDDRPAVQVGDPFLEKSLIEACLEAFKTGAVVAAQDMGAAGITCSTSEMAAKGGVGIELDLDLIPVRESGMVPYEYLLSESQERMLFVAHKGREQELIDIFHRWGLQAVVAGTVIEEPIVRILFQGGVAAEIPATALADNTPIYHRELLAEPPEYARQAWEWTANSLPACTTEGIDIQGNRKTWSDLLLQLLDTPTIASKRWVYRQYDHQVQNNTVMLPGGADAAVVRLRPVEEGILNPKSAVAATVDCNSRYVYLDPYEGAKAVVAEAARNLSCVGAEPLAVTDNLNFGSPEKPIGYWQLASACQGIAEACRIMETPVTGGNVSLYNETLDATGTPQPIYPTPVIGMVGLIPDMTRICTQGWQAEGDLIYLLGLPLTDSTPYLGLGGSEYLASIHGVVAGKPPVVDFDLERRVQAATREGIRQGWVRSAHDCAEGGIAVALAESCIAGQLGAQINLGLTDVERRWDEVLFGESASRILVSVKPEHQAMWESYLKDQWGEQTQHWQNLGFVKSQNAGLKLLIDDNQPIIDVTMIEMSEGFSNALERRLNV; encoded by the coding sequence ATGTCCAGCATCTCCTCTGCTCCCTTCTCTCCCGAAGAAATTGCCGCTGAAGGCTTGAAGCCTGAAGAATACCAAGACATCGTCCAGCGGTTAGGGCGTCATCCCAACAAGGCTGAACTGGGAATGTTTGGCGTGATGTGGTCAGAGCATTGCTGTTACAAGAACTCGCGTCCCTTACTCAAGCAGTTTCCCACAGAAGGCGATCGCATTTTAGTCGGCCCCGGAGAAAACGCCGGAGTCGTAGACTTAGGAGACGGGTTAAGACTGGCGTTTAAAATCGAATCCCACAATCACCCCTCCGCCGTTGAACCCTTTCAAGGTGCAGCAACGGGAGTAGGCGGCATCCTACGGGATATTTTTACCATGGGGGCGCGTCCCATTGCCGTACTCAACTCCCTGCGCTTCGGTTCCCTGGACGATGCCAGGACGCGAAGGCTATTCAGTGGTGTCGTAGAAGGAATCTCCCACTATGGCAACTGCTTAATCCCCAGTGAAACCTTTATCTGGCGGGACGACAAAGGCGTACATTTCGATACAATCGGCAATTTTGTTGAATCGCGTTTGCCCTCAACTCAGACTACAGTCGAATTAGAGCCTTCTGCCTCAGTTGAAACACTTTCCTTGGATGCCGACACACAGCAAAGTTGTTGGCAACCTGTGCGCCGTCTGTTCAAACGACGCGCCACAACCCTGATAACCATTCGTACAGCCCTTGGTCGAACTCTCACCGTCACACCCGACCATCCCATGTTGCTCCTGGAAGATGGGGAATGGCGCACCCGCGAATCGCAATCCCTTCTAGTTGGCGACCAGATTCCCATACTCATCAATATGCCCTACCCGCAGGTAGAGCAACAACAGAGTGATGCTCCATCTCTGGATTTGCTGACTACTCTAGGTGAACAGCATAAGGGCGATAAAAATGTTTATGTAAACCTACCACCAAGCTGGGAACCTACAGAGGAACTACGCGCAGCTTTACAGAAACTCGAACCTTCTGCCTGTAATCGCCACAGATACCTGAAAAAAGGGACATTACCTCTCTCACATTTTCTCAGCCTAGAGCCATTGCTGAATGTGTCGCGAAGCGATATCTGTCTCTTCCGACGTGGCAAAGCCAACCACATGTTCGCCGTTATCCAGCCCGATGAGGTATTTGCACGCTTACTTGGTTACTATCTCTCCGAAGGATGTGTTTCTCAAAATAGCAATACCTATAAAATCATTTTCACGTTTGCTCTTCATGAGGACGAGTACGTCAATGACGTGGTATTTGGACTGAAAAATCTTGGGCTGCGACCCTGCATCGAAAAACGTGATTCCACTATTGCTGTTTATGCAACTTCATGGCTGTTTGGCTACCTTTTGAAAGAGGTTTGGAAGTGCGGTACCGGAGCAATCGATAAAGCTTTTCCCGCTTTTGTGTTCCAATGGCCTCGCTATTTACAGCGTGAAGCCCTTAAAGGTTTGTTGCGAGGTGATGGCTCGTTAACCACGAAAACTCATGGTAATCATGCCAAAATCGCATTTGGAACAACAAGCCGCAAACTATTTGAGCAAGCTGTGATACTGCTTCAGAGTCAGGGAGCAATCCCTTATATCTATCAGCGACCAGCCTGTGAGGGACAAATCCAAGGTCGTATGCATGTGCGTAAGCCATTATGGAGTTTGGAAGTTGGCAATGTTAGTGGATTAACAGCATTAGCCAATGTGTTTGGCGAAGAACGCAATGAGCAGTTAGCGACAGCCTTAGAACGCTATAACGGGACACAACATTCATTTCCCCGTTATCAAGTTTCCAATGAAATAGCCTTTGTAAAGATTAAAAGTTTAGCAGTCAATAGTGTTGATGAATGCGATGTCTACGATGTTGAGGTAGACAATACCCATCTTTTTGCCACCACTTCTGGCATCGTGACGCATAATTGCGTCGGGGTTCCCACCGTCGGCGGCGAAGTCTACTTTGACCCCGCTTATAGCGATAATCCCCTCGTGAATGTCATGGCACTGGGATTGATGGAAACCCCAGAAATCGTCAAATCCGGGGCGGCGGGTATCGGTAATCCAGTCTTATACGTCGGTTCTACCACGGGTAGAGATGGCATGGGTGGGGCGAGTTTTGCCAGTGCGGAACTCAGCGAACAATCCATGGATGACCGCCCTGCGGTGCAAGTGGGTGACCCATTTCTGGAAAAATCTTTAATTGAAGCGTGTCTAGAAGCCTTTAAAACCGGGGCTGTCGTTGCCGCCCAAGATATGGGTGCAGCTGGAATTACCTGTTCTACCTCAGAGATGGCAGCAAAAGGCGGTGTAGGAATTGAGCTGGATTTAGACCTGATTCCAGTGCGGGAAAGCGGTATGGTTCCCTATGAATATCTCCTTTCCGAATCCCAGGAACGGATGTTATTTGTTGCTCACAAAGGACGGGAACAAGAGTTAATTGATATTTTCCATCGCTGGGGGCTACAGGCTGTAGTAGCAGGTACGGTTATTGAAGAGCCAATTGTGCGAATTTTGTTCCAAGGCGGAGTGGCAGCGGAAATCCCAGCCACAGCATTAGCCGATAATACGCCCATTTATCACCGAGAACTTTTAGCTGAACCGCCGGAATATGCCCGTCAAGCTTGGGAGTGGACAGCCAACTCTCTCCCTGCTTGCACCACTGAGGGAATTGACATCCAAGGGAACCGTAAAACTTGGAGTGATCTCCTCCTGCAACTTCTGGATACTCCCACGATTGCTTCTAAACGCTGGGTTTATCGCCAGTACGACCATCAAGTGCAAAACAATACTGTGATGTTGCCCGGTGGTGCTGATGCGGCTGTTGTCAGGTTGCGTCCAGTGGAAGAAGGCATTCTCAATCCAAAATCAGCCGTTGCAGCAACGGTAGATTGCAATTCTCGTTATGTCTATCTTGACCCCTATGAAGGGGCTAAAGCCGTTGTTGCCGAAGCGGCGCGGAACCTTAGCTGTGTGGGTGCGGAACCCTTAGCGGTTACCGATAACCTGAATTTTGGCAGTCCCGAAAAGCCGATCGGATATTGGCAGTTGGCGTCGGCATGTCAGGGGATTGCAGAGGCTTGTCGAATCATGGAAACGCCTGTGACTGGGGGTAATGTCTCTCTTTATAACGAAACATTGGATGCCACTGGCACACCTCAGCCTATCTACCCAACGCCAGTGATTGGGATGGTGGGGTTGATTCCTGATATGACTCGCATTTGCACTCAAGGTTGGCAAGCTGAAGGAGATTTAATTTATCTTTTGGGATTGCCACTGACTGATTCTACGCCTTACCTCGGTTTAGGGGGTTCTGAATACCTCGCCAGTATTCATGGCGTTGTTGCGGGTAAACCGCCTGTCGTGGATTTTGATTTGGAACGGCGCGTCCAAGCTGCAACACGGGAAGGGATTCGTCAAGGCTGGGTGCGTTCTGCCCATGATTGTGCGGAAGGCGGAATTGCGGTTGCCCTCGCTGAATCTTGTATTGCTGGTCAATTGGGTGCCCAAATTAACTTGGGGCTAACGGATGTAGAGAGGCGTTGGGATGAGGTACTTTTTGGTGAGAGTGCCAGTCGCATTCTCGTATCGGTCAAGCCTGAACACCAAGCTATGTGGGAATCTTACCTGAAGGATCAATGGGGCGAGCAGACTCAACATTGGCAAAATCTAGGTTTTGTCAAGAGCCAAAATGCTGGATTAAAACTGTTAATTGATGACAATCAGCCGATAATCGACGTTACGATGA